In a single window of the Arthrobacter sp. StoSoilA2 genome:
- the metG gene encoding methionine--tRNA ligase: MTSAEKSPFYITTAISYPNGVPHIGHAYEVIATDAMARFKRLDGHEVFFMTGTDEHGLKMQQSAEKEGITAKQLADRNSAAFKQMSQDLGISHDRFIRTTDPDHYTASQAIWKKMEANGDIYLSKYEGWYSVRDEAYYVEDDTVVKEDGLRYSKETDTLVTWTAEESYFFRLSAYQEKLLALYEAQPEFGAPQSRFNEVISFVKRGLEDLSISRTTFDWGVPVPGDEKHVMYVWVDALTNYLTGAGYPDVESESFRKFWPADVHVIGKDISRFHAIYWPAFLMSAGLALPKRVMIHGFLTNNGVKMSKSLGNVVAPQDFVAQYGLDQCRFFFLREVPFGADGSYNHEAIVGRMNSDLANNFGNLAQRSLSMVAKNCEGKVPVPGEFTAEDNALLTKAGELLATARGAFDKQEFSRALEAIWTVLGDTNAYFAEQAPWVLRKTDVERMNTVLYVTLEVVRVVAILAQPVMPSSSAKLLEVLGQPEGEARQFAAIATPIVAGTELPAPTPIFPRYEEPAEA; the protein is encoded by the coding sequence GTGACGTCTGCAGAGAAATCCCCGTTCTACATCACCACGGCCATCAGCTACCCCAATGGCGTTCCTCATATCGGACACGCCTACGAGGTCATCGCGACTGATGCCATGGCGCGGTTCAAGCGCCTCGACGGCCATGAGGTGTTCTTCATGACCGGCACGGACGAGCACGGGCTCAAGATGCAGCAGTCGGCCGAGAAGGAAGGCATTACTGCCAAGCAGCTCGCGGATCGCAACTCGGCGGCGTTCAAGCAGATGAGCCAGGACCTGGGAATCTCCCATGACCGTTTCATCCGCACCACGGACCCGGACCACTACACGGCGTCGCAAGCCATCTGGAAGAAGATGGAAGCTAACGGTGACATCTACTTGTCCAAGTACGAGGGCTGGTACTCGGTCCGCGACGAAGCGTACTACGTCGAGGACGACACCGTTGTGAAGGAAGACGGCCTCCGCTACTCGAAGGAGACGGACACCCTCGTCACCTGGACTGCCGAGGAGAGCTACTTCTTCCGCTTGTCCGCTTACCAGGAGAAACTCCTGGCCCTCTATGAGGCCCAGCCTGAGTTTGGTGCGCCGCAGTCCCGGTTCAACGAGGTCATCAGCTTTGTGAAGCGTGGGCTTGAGGATCTCTCCATCAGCCGCACTACCTTTGACTGGGGTGTCCCTGTTCCGGGCGATGAGAAGCACGTCATGTACGTCTGGGTGGATGCCTTGACCAATTACCTGACCGGTGCCGGATACCCGGACGTGGAGTCCGAGTCCTTCAGGAAGTTCTGGCCGGCCGATGTCCACGTCATCGGCAAGGACATTTCCCGTTTCCATGCGATCTACTGGCCGGCCTTCCTCATGAGCGCAGGCCTGGCATTGCCCAAGCGCGTCATGATCCACGGCTTCCTGACCAACAACGGCGTGAAGATGTCCAAGTCCCTGGGCAATGTCGTCGCCCCCCAGGACTTCGTGGCGCAGTACGGGCTGGACCAGTGCCGCTTCTTCTTCCTCCGGGAAGTCCCGTTTGGTGCCGATGGCAGCTACAACCACGAGGCCATCGTGGGCCGCATGAATTCGGACCTGGCCAACAACTTCGGCAATCTTGCCCAGCGGTCGTTGTCCATGGTCGCGAAGAACTGTGAGGGCAAGGTTCCTGTCCCCGGAGAGTTCACGGCTGAGGACAATGCCTTGCTTACCAAGGCCGGAGAATTGCTGGCTACCGCCCGTGGCGCCTTTGACAAGCAGGAGTTCAGCCGGGCCCTGGAGGCTATCTGGACAGTGCTTGGCGACACCAACGCCTACTTCGCCGAGCAGGCCCCGTGGGTGCTGCGGAAGACCGACGTCGAGCGGATGAATACCGTGCTTTACGTCACCCTGGAAGTTGTCCGCGTCGTGGCGATCCTCGCCCAGCCGGTGATGCCTTCCTCGTCCGCGAAGCTTCTTGAGGTGCTCGGACAGCCCGAAGGCGAAGCCAGGCAGTTTGCTGCAATCGCAACGCCGATCGTCGCGGGAACTGAACTTCCGGCTCCTACGCCGATCTTCCCCCGCTACGAGGAACCAGCCGAGGCATAA
- the ilvN gene encoding acetolactate synthase small subunit produces the protein MSRHTLSVLVEDKPGVLTRVASLFARRAFNINSLAVGPTEVPGMSRMTVVVDADGDLIEQVTKQLNKLINVIKIVELTSESSVQRDHILVKVRADAATRLQVTQAADLFRAAVVDVSTDSLVIEATGTPEKLAALLSVLEPFGIREIVQSGTLAVGRGSRSMSDRALRSA, from the coding sequence ATGAGCCGCCACACACTGTCCGTTCTGGTCGAAGACAAGCCCGGCGTGCTGACCCGCGTAGCCAGCCTCTTCGCCCGGCGCGCGTTCAACATCAATTCACTGGCTGTGGGACCCACCGAGGTTCCCGGCATGTCCCGCATGACGGTCGTCGTCGATGCCGACGGCGACCTCATCGAGCAGGTCACCAAGCAGCTCAACAAGTTGATCAACGTGATTAAGATCGTTGAGCTGACTTCCGAATCTTCCGTACAACGCGACCACATCCTGGTCAAGGTACGTGCGGATGCCGCGACACGCCTGCAGGTAACCCAAGCTGCAGACCTGTTCCGTGCCGCCGTCGTCGACGTGTCTACAGACTCGTTGGTGATCGAGGCAACCGGTACCCCCGAGAAGCTCGCTGCACTGCTCTCAGTGCTCGAGCCGTTCGGCATCCGTGAAATCGTGCAGTCCGGCACCCTGGCCGTTGGACGGGGATCCCGCTCCATGAGTGACAGGGCGCTCCGCTCCGCGTAG
- a CDS encoding ABC transporter permease, whose amino-acid sequence MLRVALSQLTTHFRRFVAIGLAVMLSVAFLSATLMVGASTNASLGASIGEAYRNADLIATSKNGDAFSQAAVDAAASAPAVKDHYAERSTYVTFVAGGGEQQGRLRNTAPSPLEGATLSSGSMPSQPFEAVIDVKTAEHLGITVGSTLELHGGGSVKTAKVTVTGLIQATNDPFSSSAAQLVASESVLDAVQDAGAGYSGLQFVLQPDEDVPAAKEYIAHRMEAAGADAPVLETAQEKVTSTVAMLSAGQDQLTIVLLAFAGVAILVSTLVVANTFSVLVAQRTRELALLRCLGAGRSQIRGSVMLEALVVGCVSSILGVLAAMGLMTGLVAWAKTQPEQAFATLAIPPSAIIAGLVAGTLLTVVAALVPARAATSVAPLAALRPADDATVGNRRGKVRLALGLIALIGGVSLLIFGSTTVSLLVALLGGAVSFVGILLCSSLFIPTVVALAGRLAAPAGVPGKLAAVNATRNPARTSATAAALLIGVTLVSLMMTGAATSRQAFNATLAENYPVDLAAMTAVDSSADPAEAISRIKTLDGVSNAVLLPAVGTLAESTPDGGRTVYSLSSADADSILRDNNIKPGPGTVYLPEDSAGGRATITTAAGTASLDAKVLRTRHVPAFVESSSITAGALPETPGMVWVKLADSVSSEQVQAIQKEIASALGVHERTVSGAAIERVTFNSIIDVLLLVVTGLLGVAVVIALIGVANTLSLSVLERTRENSLLRALGLTKGQLRGMLAIEAVLVAGVAAVLGAGIGVVYGWLGAQAALGGVADVVPAVPWLQLLAVFGVAVVAGLLASVIPAHRAARLSPVEGLATA is encoded by the coding sequence ATGCTGCGCGTAGCTCTCTCCCAATTGACGACGCACTTCCGACGATTCGTCGCAATCGGGCTCGCCGTGATGCTGTCCGTTGCGTTCCTCTCCGCCACGCTCATGGTGGGCGCGAGCACCAATGCTTCGCTTGGCGCCAGTATCGGCGAGGCCTACCGTAACGCGGATCTTATTGCTACATCCAAGAACGGTGACGCCTTCAGCCAGGCAGCGGTGGATGCCGCGGCGTCCGCGCCCGCAGTCAAGGACCACTACGCCGAACGCTCCACTTACGTGACGTTCGTGGCCGGCGGCGGAGAACAGCAGGGCCGGCTTCGAAATACGGCGCCCTCACCCTTGGAGGGCGCGACCTTGTCCTCAGGTTCCATGCCGTCGCAACCCTTCGAAGCCGTGATCGACGTCAAGACAGCAGAGCATCTCGGAATCACGGTTGGAAGTACGCTCGAGCTGCACGGTGGAGGATCCGTCAAGACTGCCAAGGTGACAGTTACCGGCCTGATTCAAGCTACGAACGATCCGTTCTCGTCCTCGGCGGCCCAGCTTGTCGCTTCGGAGTCTGTCCTGGACGCGGTGCAGGATGCCGGAGCAGGATATTCGGGACTGCAGTTCGTCCTGCAACCCGACGAAGACGTCCCCGCAGCGAAGGAGTACATCGCGCACCGCATGGAAGCCGCAGGTGCCGACGCGCCTGTCCTGGAAACGGCCCAGGAGAAGGTCACCTCCACGGTCGCCATGCTCAGCGCCGGTCAGGACCAACTGACCATCGTCCTGCTCGCCTTCGCCGGCGTGGCCATCCTCGTCTCCACTTTGGTGGTGGCGAACACCTTCTCCGTGCTGGTGGCACAGCGGACCCGCGAATTGGCGTTGCTACGTTGCCTGGGTGCAGGCCGCTCGCAGATCCGCGGCTCCGTCATGCTGGAGGCCCTCGTGGTTGGCTGCGTCTCATCGATTCTGGGTGTCCTGGCTGCGATGGGCCTGATGACCGGGCTGGTCGCCTGGGCCAAGACACAACCAGAGCAAGCGTTCGCCACTCTGGCCATACCGCCGTCGGCAATCATCGCCGGGCTGGTCGCCGGAACCCTGCTGACCGTCGTCGCGGCCCTCGTCCCCGCCAGGGCGGCTACATCGGTCGCTCCACTGGCTGCGCTGAGGCCCGCCGACGACGCGACAGTTGGCAACCGTCGAGGAAAAGTGCGGCTGGCGCTGGGCCTGATTGCCCTGATCGGCGGCGTATCACTGTTGATTTTCGGCAGCACCACGGTCTCATTGCTGGTTGCTTTGCTTGGCGGCGCGGTTTCCTTCGTCGGGATTCTGCTCTGCTCCTCATTGTTCATTCCCACGGTGGTGGCCCTCGCCGGCCGTTTGGCCGCCCCCGCAGGTGTGCCCGGCAAGCTCGCCGCCGTCAACGCGACGCGCAACCCGGCACGTACCTCGGCGACTGCCGCTGCCTTGCTGATCGGCGTAACGCTGGTTTCGCTGATGATGACCGGGGCCGCAACGTCACGGCAAGCGTTCAATGCAACGCTGGCCGAGAACTACCCTGTGGATCTCGCTGCCATGACCGCGGTAGACAGTTCAGCCGATCCAGCAGAAGCCATCTCGCGTATCAAGACACTCGACGGGGTCAGCAATGCGGTCCTCCTACCGGCCGTTGGGACCCTCGCCGAGTCCACGCCCGACGGAGGGAGGACCGTCTATTCGCTCTCGTCGGCCGATGCTGACTCCATCCTCCGCGACAACAACATAAAGCCGGGCCCAGGCACGGTTTACCTGCCCGAGGACTCCGCTGGAGGTCGCGCGACCATCACGACGGCGGCCGGCACAGCGTCTCTCGACGCGAAAGTCCTGCGGACCCGCCACGTCCCGGCCTTCGTGGAAAGCTCGAGCATCACAGCGGGTGCCCTCCCGGAAACGCCGGGCATGGTGTGGGTGAAGCTCGCTGACTCTGTGTCCAGCGAACAGGTTCAGGCCATTCAGAAGGAGATTGCCTCCGCCCTCGGCGTGCACGAGCGCACTGTTAGCGGCGCCGCCATCGAGCGCGTGACCTTCAACAGCATCATCGATGTCCTGTTGCTGGTGGTCACCGGCTTGCTGGGAGTGGCAGTGGTGATTGCCCTCATCGGCGTGGCGAACACGTTGTCGCTGTCCGTCCTTGAACGAACGCGGGAGAACTCCTTGCTGAGGGCACTGGGCCTGACGAAGGGCCAGCTCCGGGGAATGCTCGCGATCGAGGCCGTCCTCGTAGCTGGCGTGGCCGCAGTCCTCGGTGCGGGCATCGGCGTCGTCTACGGTTGGCTGGGCGCCCAGGCCGCCCTTGGCGGTGTGGCTGATGTTGTTCCGGCGGTTCCGTGGCTGCAACTGCTGGCCGTGTTCGGCGTCGCTGTGGTGGCCGGTTTGCTGGCCTCCGTGATTCCCGCCCATCGGGCAGCACGACTGTCGCCTGTGGAGGGTCTGGCCACGGCCTAA
- the serA gene encoding phosphoglycerate dehydrogenase encodes MSATKPVVLLAEELSPATVEALGPDFEIRQTDGADRSQLLSAIADVDAILVRSATQVDAEAIAAAKNLKVIARAGVGLDNVDIKSATQAGVMVVNAPTSNIVSAAELTVGHILSLARHIPQASSALKNGEWKRSKYTGIELFEKKIGIIGLGRIGALVAARLQGFETEILAYDPYITAARAAQLGVKLVTLDELLENSDFITIHMPKTPETVGMLGADAFRKMKETAYVINVARGGLVDEEALYIALKEGQIAGAGVDVFVKEPSTDLPFFELDNVVVTPHLGASTDEAQEKAGVSVAKSVRLALAGELVPDAVNVAGGVIAPDIRPGIPLIEKLGRIFTALTHASLTQIDVEVAGEIAALDVKVLELAALKGVFADVVTEQVSYVNAPVIAEQRGINTRLITTPDAEDYRNVLTIRGALSDGSQISVAGTLTGPKQVEKLVGVNGYDVEIPISEHLVVVAYADRPGVIGTIGHILGMNNINIGGMQVARQTEGGQVLALLTIDSSVPQQVLEAIKAGIGADMVREVDLED; translated from the coding sequence GTGTCAGCCACCAAACCCGTCGTCCTCCTCGCCGAGGAACTTTCACCCGCCACCGTCGAGGCATTGGGTCCGGACTTTGAAATCCGCCAAACCGACGGCGCCGACCGTTCCCAGCTGCTGTCCGCCATCGCCGACGTCGACGCAATCCTGGTTCGCTCGGCTACCCAGGTTGATGCCGAAGCCATTGCCGCGGCTAAGAACCTTAAGGTCATCGCCCGGGCCGGCGTGGGACTGGACAACGTGGACATCAAGTCCGCAACGCAGGCCGGTGTCATGGTCGTCAACGCACCGACGTCCAACATCGTTTCAGCAGCCGAGTTGACGGTCGGCCACATCCTGAGCCTTGCCCGCCACATTCCCCAGGCGAGCTCCGCGCTGAAGAACGGTGAGTGGAAGCGTTCCAAGTACACGGGCATCGAACTCTTCGAGAAGAAGATCGGCATCATCGGCCTGGGCCGTATCGGCGCCCTTGTCGCAGCCCGCCTTCAGGGATTCGAAACCGAGATCCTGGCGTACGACCCCTACATCACCGCCGCTCGCGCCGCACAGCTCGGGGTCAAGCTGGTCACCCTTGATGAACTCCTGGAAAACTCCGACTTCATCACCATCCACATGCCCAAGACGCCCGAGACGGTGGGCATGCTCGGCGCCGACGCCTTCCGCAAGATGAAGGAAACGGCCTACGTCATCAACGTGGCCCGTGGCGGCCTGGTGGATGAGGAAGCACTCTACATCGCGCTGAAGGAAGGCCAGATTGCCGGTGCCGGCGTGGATGTCTTCGTCAAGGAACCCAGCACGGATCTGCCTTTCTTCGAACTGGACAACGTGGTCGTTACCCCGCACCTCGGCGCATCCACTGACGAAGCCCAGGAAAAGGCCGGCGTCTCGGTGGCCAAGTCCGTACGCCTTGCCCTCGCCGGCGAGCTCGTGCCCGATGCCGTGAACGTCGCAGGCGGTGTGATCGCTCCGGACATCCGTCCGGGCATCCCGCTGATCGAAAAGCTCGGCCGGATCTTCACGGCGCTGACCCATGCGTCGCTGACCCAGATCGACGTCGAGGTTGCCGGCGAGATTGCCGCGCTGGACGTCAAGGTGCTTGAGCTGGCCGCCCTGAAGGGCGTGTTCGCCGATGTCGTCACGGAGCAGGTCTCCTACGTCAACGCCCCCGTCATCGCAGAGCAGCGCGGAATCAATACCCGTCTGATCACCACCCCGGACGCCGAGGACTACCGCAACGTCCTCACGATCCGCGGTGCGCTCAGCGACGGTTCCCAGATCTCCGTTGCCGGTACGCTGACGGGACCCAAGCAAGTTGAGAAGCTCGTTGGCGTCAACGGCTACGACGTGGAAATCCCCATCAGTGAGCACTTGGTGGTGGTGGCCTACGCGGACCGTCCCGGTGTCATTGGCACCATCGGCCACATCCTGGGCATGAACAACATCAACATCGGCGGCATGCAGGTTGCACGCCAGACCGAGGGAGGCCAGGTGCTTGCGCTCCTGACCATCGACAGTTCTGTTCCGCAGCAGGTCCTGGAAGCCATCAAGGCGGGCATTGGCGCCGATATGGTCCGCGAGGTGGACCTGGAGGACTAG
- the ilvC gene encoding ketol-acid reductoisomerase → MTEMFYDDDADLSIIQGRKVAIVGYGSQGHAHALNLRDSGVEVVIALKEGSKSTAKAEDAGFTVKNVADAAEWADVIMILAPDQHQRSIYNDSIKDKLTEGKALAFAHGFNIRFGYIEPPAGVDVILVAPKAPGHTVRREFEAGRGIPDIIAVEQDASGSAWELAKSYAKAIGGTRAGVIKTTFTEETETDLFGEQSVLCGGVSQLVQYGFETLTEAGYQPQIAYFEVLHELKLIVDLMWEGGIAKQRWSVSDTAEYGDYVSGPRVITPEVKENMKAVLADIQSGAFAKRFIEDQDNGAVEFKELRAKAEQHPIEEVGRELRSLFSWQQQDQDYVEGSAAR, encoded by the coding sequence GTGACTGAAATGTTCTACGACGACGACGCAGACCTGTCGATCATCCAGGGCCGCAAGGTTGCCATCGTCGGCTACGGTTCCCAGGGCCACGCGCACGCACTGAACCTGCGCGATTCCGGCGTCGAGGTTGTTATCGCGCTGAAGGAAGGGTCGAAGTCGACCGCCAAGGCAGAAGACGCCGGCTTCACTGTCAAGAACGTTGCCGACGCCGCTGAATGGGCAGACGTCATCATGATCCTCGCGCCGGACCAGCACCAGCGCTCGATCTACAACGACTCCATCAAGGACAAGCTGACCGAAGGCAAGGCACTCGCCTTCGCCCACGGCTTCAACATCCGCTTCGGCTACATCGAGCCCCCTGCAGGCGTTGACGTCATCCTGGTCGCTCCGAAGGCTCCGGGTCACACCGTGCGCCGCGAGTTCGAAGCCGGCCGTGGCATCCCGGACATCATCGCTGTTGAGCAGGACGCATCCGGTTCCGCTTGGGAGCTGGCCAAGTCCTACGCCAAGGCCATCGGTGGCACCCGCGCCGGCGTCATCAAGACCACCTTCACCGAAGAGACCGAAACCGACCTCTTCGGCGAACAGTCCGTCCTTTGTGGCGGCGTTTCCCAGCTGGTCCAGTACGGCTTCGAAACCCTCACCGAAGCCGGCTACCAGCCGCAGATCGCCTACTTCGAGGTCCTTCACGAGCTCAAGCTCATTGTTGACCTCATGTGGGAAGGTGGCATCGCCAAGCAGCGCTGGAGCGTCTCCGATACCGCAGAGTACGGCGACTACGTTTCCGGCCCCCGCGTGATCACTCCCGAGGTGAAGGAAAACATGAAGGCTGTCCTCGCGGACATCCAGAGCGGCGCATTCGCCAAGCGCTTCATCGAGGACCAGGACAACGGTGCCGTCGAGTTCAAGGAACTGCGTGCCAAGGCAGAGCAGCACCCGATCGAAGAGGTTGGCCGCGAACTGCGTTCCCTGTTCTCCTGGCAGCAGCAGGACCAGGACTACGTCGAAGGCTCCGCAGCCCGCTGA
- a CDS encoding ATP-binding cassette domain-containing protein, whose protein sequence is MTDNLNPELTATPESTDESLQTRANTIVRASDHATPLELSRVTIHYGGDKGGAEEVDVVDDFNLTLHAGEMHCIAGRSGSGKTSILTVSAGLTLPTSGTVFWEGQSLASMGDDEIADRRRALIGYVDQGGALIDGMSALENVLLPAVPDGEVEQRTEMAKDLLDLVGLGRRMRHRPAQLSGGERQRVAIARALILGTRVLVVDEPTASLDRAAANRIIGILKDTTNDGIAVLVASHDHELVRLSDTLTELN, encoded by the coding sequence ATGACTGACAACCTCAACCCCGAGCTGACGGCGACCCCGGAATCCACGGACGAGTCGCTGCAGACCCGTGCCAACACCATTGTCCGGGCGTCCGACCACGCGACACCCTTGGAGCTTAGCCGCGTCACCATCCACTACGGCGGAGACAAGGGCGGCGCCGAGGAAGTCGACGTCGTGGATGACTTCAACCTGACCCTGCACGCAGGCGAGATGCACTGCATCGCCGGCCGAAGCGGCTCGGGCAAGACCAGTATCCTGACCGTCAGCGCCGGGCTGACCCTGCCGACGTCGGGCACCGTGTTTTGGGAAGGCCAGTCCCTGGCGTCCATGGGCGACGACGAGATCGCCGACAGGCGCCGTGCCTTGATTGGCTACGTCGATCAGGGCGGCGCCTTGATCGACGGCATGAGTGCCCTCGAGAACGTGCTGCTGCCCGCCGTGCCGGATGGAGAAGTTGAACAGCGCACGGAGATGGCCAAGGACCTCCTGGACCTGGTGGGCCTCGGACGCCGCATGCGGCACCGTCCCGCCCAGCTGTCCGGCGGTGAGCGCCAGCGTGTGGCAATCGCGAGGGCCCTGATCCTGGGAACCCGCGTACTGGTGGTGGATGAGCCCACCGCCAGCTTGGACCGTGCTGCAGCCAACCGCATCATCGGCATCCTGAAGGACACAACCAACGATGGCATCGCTGTGCTCGTGGCTTCACACGACCACGAACTGGTCCGGCTCAGCGATACGCTGACCGAACTGAACTAG
- a CDS encoding FtsX-like permease family protein: protein MNAVQRFIRSRVLLLTAAILIVAMCLSVLVQSQSQAALNRTVDENSRGLYDILVQAKPDPSQDGDGGALIQPEIANGQGGISFEQLEKIRTMGQTAVAAPISLVSRVSQNLEAPRLNAMDYLGYNAGLAGGITAGDPSAMDSSKWPAAESVLSDTPKKYRLTASATSSDGVNQQTLFKTSAEGTLGKGRLIQEQAAGGSNVRIAGPDGETGIKFPAPALGSEHNLFNLSVALPLAPEVTESVVAVDPASERALLGSAGDFLAPLEKAPPADARNAGAIGRHFESLFTSGLSMDQLEEGPDFLGVKLKYWAPLMTQYQQAKRDGLLTDDSQAIPLIVRSGTSLDLKYSVKIEEIDNNGKVVNEVGTVTRSLDKDYLPFVSKAPFALEWPGSTDHSQLLGSTASFSQGLYNPATWSTAFAAAPKYKEGDEASNGASDKTATPGDWVTVNRLPEKSSFGAAVDQTQRKPVDERSYREDLETGKKPATPMPMVYGTFNPADVQAAAGDVNKLPLGGYDPAPMTLSKDAEGKDADDTVLKPSLSATGLVSQSAGAITDYYGLAAARGYDTNADVIDAIRVRANATGTWKQAQPEVEKLAAQIRELGLEATVVAGSAREDANIFVPGYSKDDAGKESPLGTVQQSWVRQDAADAVSGSLTGTNITLLFLTLLGATLLTGASTVSYIRQRRSEAGILRAMGWTQKRVRSWVLEEFAVGAAALAAAGIILSLLSWNLATVIVSVTMLIIYSGAALLAAQQLRHRVVVDQEPQHDERLVTVDSPLTFANRQLTTNRFNSVSLAVAVGVFGAAVGALIALLIDIPRAAGASALSGLAAASIALPSVILAVFGVVVGLLLTLVTGRFELHAKREYLGTLRAMGWNPDMLGQVRFFENALVGTVALPLGVLGALGLGLLLAPYAALWAGLAGLLAVICWIPIATKVVK from the coding sequence ATGAACGCCGTCCAAAGGTTCATCAGAAGCCGTGTGCTGCTGCTGACCGCGGCCATTTTGATCGTCGCGATGTGCTTGTCCGTCCTAGTCCAGAGCCAGTCACAGGCGGCTCTGAACAGGACTGTGGATGAGAACTCGCGGGGACTCTACGACATCCTGGTCCAGGCAAAGCCGGACCCCTCACAGGACGGGGACGGCGGTGCACTGATCCAGCCGGAAATCGCCAATGGGCAGGGCGGCATCAGCTTTGAGCAGCTCGAGAAAATCCGCACCATGGGCCAGACGGCGGTCGCTGCTCCCATCAGCCTCGTTTCGCGGGTTTCACAGAACCTCGAGGCTCCGCGCCTCAATGCCATGGACTACCTTGGGTACAACGCCGGCCTTGCCGGTGGCATAACTGCAGGGGACCCCTCGGCCATGGATTCCAGCAAGTGGCCAGCAGCTGAATCCGTTTTGTCCGACACGCCCAAGAAGTACCGGCTGACGGCCTCCGCCACCAGCTCCGATGGCGTCAACCAGCAAACCCTTTTCAAGACGAGCGCCGAAGGGACCCTGGGCAAGGGCCGTCTGATCCAGGAACAGGCTGCCGGTGGTTCGAATGTCCGGATCGCAGGTCCGGACGGCGAGACCGGAATTAAGTTCCCCGCTCCGGCACTCGGCTCGGAGCACAACCTCTTCAATCTTTCGGTGGCACTTCCATTGGCGCCGGAGGTGACTGAGTCCGTCGTCGCCGTCGACCCTGCCTCCGAGAGGGCGTTGTTGGGCTCCGCAGGTGATTTCCTTGCACCCTTGGAAAAGGCTCCGCCAGCGGACGCGCGCAATGCAGGCGCTATTGGCCGCCATTTCGAAAGTCTCTTCACCAGCGGCCTCAGCATGGACCAGCTTGAAGAAGGACCTGATTTCCTTGGTGTGAAGCTCAAGTACTGGGCTCCCCTGATGACGCAGTACCAGCAGGCAAAGCGCGACGGACTCCTGACCGACGATTCCCAGGCCATTCCGCTGATTGTTCGCTCGGGGACGTCCCTGGATCTGAAGTACTCGGTCAAGATCGAGGAAATAGACAACAACGGCAAAGTGGTCAACGAAGTCGGCACTGTAACGCGGTCCCTGGACAAGGACTACCTGCCGTTCGTTTCCAAAGCCCCGTTTGCCCTTGAATGGCCGGGTTCAACTGACCACAGCCAGCTCCTGGGCAGTACTGCCTCCTTCAGCCAGGGGCTTTACAACCCGGCCACATGGAGTACTGCTTTCGCTGCAGCCCCGAAGTACAAGGAGGGCGACGAAGCCTCCAATGGTGCTTCGGACAAGACAGCAACGCCGGGGGACTGGGTGACAGTCAACCGCCTTCCGGAAAAGTCGTCCTTTGGCGCAGCCGTAGACCAGACCCAGCGCAAGCCTGTGGACGAGCGCTCCTACCGGGAAGACCTGGAAACCGGAAAAAAGCCCGCCACTCCCATGCCGATGGTGTACGGCACGTTTAATCCGGCAGACGTTCAGGCCGCAGCCGGTGACGTTAACAAGCTCCCATTGGGCGGCTATGACCCAGCTCCGATGACACTGAGCAAGGATGCCGAGGGCAAAGACGCCGATGACACTGTCCTGAAGCCATCACTGAGCGCCACAGGTCTGGTCAGCCAGTCGGCCGGCGCCATCACTGACTATTACGGCCTGGCCGCAGCCCGTGGCTATGACACCAACGCCGACGTCATCGACGCCATCCGCGTCCGCGCCAACGCCACTGGAACGTGGAAGCAGGCGCAGCCGGAGGTTGAAAAGCTGGCCGCCCAGATCCGTGAACTGGGCCTGGAAGCGACCGTGGTGGCAGGTTCCGCCCGCGAAGACGCCAATATCTTCGTCCCCGGATACAGCAAGGACGACGCCGGCAAGGAATCTCCGCTGGGCACAGTCCAGCAGTCGTGGGTTCGGCAGGATGCCGCTGACGCCGTTTCGGGTTCGCTGACAGGCACCAACATCACGCTCCTCTTCCTGACGCTTCTGGGCGCCACGCTACTGACTGGTGCCTCGACCGTCAGCTACATCCGGCAGCGCCGGAGCGAAGCAGGCATCCTGAGGGCAATGGGCTGGACGCAGAAGCGCGTCAGGTCCTGGGTGCTGGAAGAGTTCGCCGTGGGCGCGGCTGCCCTGGCCGCCGCGGGGATCATTTTGAGCCTGCTCAGTTGGAACCTGGCCACGGTGATCGTCTCGGTGACCATGCTCATCATCTACAGTGGCGCTGCCTTGCTGGCTGCCCAGCAGTTGCGCCACCGCGTGGTGGTAGACCAGGAACCCCAGCATGATGAACGCCTCGTCACTGTTGATTCGCCCCTGACGTTCGCCAACAGGCAGCTCACCACCAACCGGTTCAATTCTGTCTCGCTGGCCGTGGCTGTGGGCGTTTTCGGTGCCGCAGTGGGGGCCTTGATCGCACTGTTGATCGACATCCCCCGGGCAGCAGGTGCCAGTGCTTTGAGTGGGCTGGCGGCCGCGAGCATTGCTTTGCCAAGCGTGATCCTCGCCGTGTTTGGTGTGGTTGTGGGTCTGCTGCTCACACTCGTGACCGGGCGGTTCGAGCTCCACGCCAAGCGCGAGTATCTGGGCACTTTGCGTGCCATGGGCTGGAACCCGGACATGCTGGGCCAGGTCCGCTTCTTTGAAAATGCACTTGTCGGCACCGTGGCGCTTCCCTTGGGCGTCCTTGGTGCCCTTGGACTGGGGCTGCTCCTTGCTCCGTACGCAGCACTCTGGGCCGGGCTGGCCGGACTGCTGGCCGTAATTTGCTGGATTCCGATTGCAACGAAAGTAGTCAAATGA